One part of the Arthrobacter sp. EM1 genome encodes these proteins:
- a CDS encoding VOC family protein has product MTTATAAPDPVLVPELLITDLDKSLDFWCGLCGFAVLYHRMNEGFAYIAIGSAHVMLEQVGMGRNWITGPLERPLGRGVNFQVSVPSIEPIVKALDAGGWPLFMAPETKWYRTGEHEAGVTQFLVADPDGYLIRFQASLGQRLAFHEKA; this is encoded by the coding sequence ATGACCACGGCAACCGCTGCACCCGACCCCGTCCTGGTGCCGGAACTTCTCATCACGGATCTCGACAAGAGCCTGGATTTCTGGTGCGGGCTATGCGGGTTCGCGGTGCTCTATCACCGGATGAACGAGGGTTTTGCCTATATCGCCATAGGCTCGGCGCACGTCATGCTGGAGCAGGTCGGAATGGGTCGAAACTGGATCACCGGGCCTCTTGAACGTCCGCTGGGGCGCGGGGTCAACTTTCAGGTTTCGGTTCCGTCGATCGAGCCGATTGTGAAGGCCCTCGATGCCGGAGGATGGCCGCTCTTCATGGCACCGGAGACCAAGTGGTACAGAACCGGCGAGCACGAAGCCGGCGTCACACAGTTTCTGGTGGCAGATCCCGACGGGTACTTGATTCGGTTCCAGGCGTCTCTGGGACAAAGACTCGCCTTTCACGAGAAGGCATGA